In a single window of the Xylanimonas protaetiae genome:
- a CDS encoding alpha/beta hydrolase yields MPETAPPTDGLAWLPDALLGDPFERAPLGEATLVRRRPGDAAAVPRGVVLHVHGYNDYFFQAHLAEAFADAGYLFYAVDLRAAGRSLRPDQVPHYVTDLREQASDVGRAAHALRTAHPGLPLVVHAHSTGGLTASLWAHSVRHATGAGAGPDALVLDSPFLELPGSAFAKAVGTPLLDRVGPLRPLTRLSHSPSWYATALARDWDFDSTLKRPDGLPARAGWLRAVRRAQARVARGLAIACPVLVAVSAASSVDGPDNPLVSSTDTVLDVDLITARAPRLGRRVTVERFEGGVHDLSLSAEGPRKAYLASVLAWLGTVLP; encoded by the coding sequence GTGCCTGAGACTGCGCCCCCGACCGATGGCCTCGCGTGGCTTCCTGACGCCCTGCTGGGCGACCCGTTCGAGCGGGCCCCGCTGGGCGAGGCGACGCTGGTGCGGCGGCGCCCCGGGGACGCGGCGGCCGTGCCGCGTGGGGTGGTGCTGCACGTGCACGGGTACAACGACTACTTCTTCCAGGCGCACCTGGCGGAGGCGTTCGCGGACGCGGGGTACCTGTTCTACGCGGTCGACCTGCGGGCGGCGGGGCGGTCGCTGCGCCCGGACCAGGTGCCGCACTACGTGACGGACCTGCGCGAGCAGGCGTCCGACGTCGGGCGGGCGGCGCACGCGCTGCGCACGGCCCACCCCGGCCTGCCGCTCGTGGTGCACGCGCACTCGACGGGCGGGCTGACGGCGTCGCTGTGGGCGCACTCCGTCCGGCACGCGACGGGGGCGGGTGCGGGGCCGGACGCGCTCGTGCTGGACTCCCCGTTCCTGGAGCTGCCCGGGTCGGCGTTCGCGAAGGCGGTCGGGACGCCGCTGCTGGACCGGGTGGGCCCCCTGCGGCCGCTCACGAGGCTGTCGCACAGCCCGTCGTGGTACGCGACGGCGCTGGCCCGGGACTGGGACTTCGACTCCACGCTGAAGCGGCCGGACGGGCTGCCCGCGCGGGCGGGCTGGCTGCGGGCGGTGCGGCGCGCGCAGGCGCGCGTGGCGCGCGGGCTGGCGATCGCGTGCCCGGTGCTCGTGGCGGTGTCGGCGGCCTCCAGCGTCGACGGGCCGGACAACCCGCTGGTCTCCTCGACGGACACGGTGCTCGACGTCGACCTGATCACGGCGCGCGCTCCCCGCCTGGGCCGCCGTGTGACGGTGGAGCGGTTCGAGGGCGGCGTGCACGACCTGTCCCTGTCCGCGGAGGGGCCGCGCAAGGCGTATCTCGCGTCGGTGCTGGCGTGGCTCGGTACGGTGCTCCCGTGA
- a CDS encoding iron chaperone, with protein MGDVTEYVATLDGPEQDAVARVLDRARALVPDVEEGRSYGMPALRYRGSPLLSVMVTKQHLGLYPFSPAVLEGLADRLTGFRTTKGSVSFQPGKPLPDDVVDAIVTARAGEIDARQK; from the coding sequence ATGGGAGATGTCACGGAGTACGTGGCCACGCTCGACGGACCTGAGCAGGACGCCGTCGCGCGCGTCCTGGACCGGGCCCGCGCCCTGGTGCCCGACGTCGAGGAGGGCCGCAGCTACGGCATGCCGGCGCTCCGCTACCGGGGGAGCCCGCTGCTCTCGGTCATGGTGACGAAGCAGCACCTGGGGCTGTACCCGTTCAGCCCGGCGGTGCTCGAAGGGCTGGCTGACCGGCTGACCGGGTTCCGCACCACCAAGGGCTCGGTGTCCTTCCAGCCGGGCAAGCCTCTGCCCGACGACGTCGTCGACGCCATCGTGACCGCGCGTGCCGGAGAGATCGACGCTCGGCAGAAATAG
- a CDS encoding MFS transporter, producing MSEPSPATGSSSATENAAPVRPVTGLELQRGGPVAPRKVWSWAAFDWAMQPFNTVILTFVFTAMYLVSETFVDPAVVEAQGMDAAIAQLSSGLGLATTIGGVVIALVAPILGQWADSSGRRKTWLFWSTLALLGSMAALWFVEADPSFFWLGAGLIALGAVLNQVSETNYNAMIVSVATPTTIGRVSGLGWGLGYSGGVLALILIAVGDLTDLAPLDAANGMTYRWIAVAGVVWGVVFGWPLFKNVPEVVVETRPRLGFFQAYVGLFRTVQNLFRTSRTTFWFMVSSAVFRDGLSGVFTFGAIIASAAFGFSGLEVLVFGIAANLVAGISTIAVGRLDDRLGARRVIIGALSILVVTGLLIVALHSLGPIVFWIGGLLLCCTVGPAQSASRSYLARQIPAGHESEMFALYATTGKAASFMAPAMWTLFITITGHTIWGTLGILLVILVGLVLFLTLRGEQEQAPAA from the coding sequence ATGAGTGAACCCTCGCCCGCGACGGGGTCGTCGTCGGCCACCGAGAACGCCGCCCCGGTCAGGCCGGTCACCGGCCTGGAGCTCCAGAGGGGCGGCCCGGTGGCCCCCAGGAAGGTGTGGTCCTGGGCGGCCTTCGACTGGGCGATGCAGCCGTTCAACACAGTGATCCTCACGTTCGTGTTCACGGCCATGTACCTGGTCTCGGAGACGTTCGTCGACCCTGCCGTCGTGGAGGCGCAGGGCATGGACGCGGCGATCGCGCAGCTCTCCTCGGGCCTGGGCCTCGCGACGACGATCGGCGGCGTCGTGATCGCCCTCGTCGCGCCGATCCTCGGGCAGTGGGCCGACTCGTCGGGCCGCCGCAAGACGTGGCTCTTCTGGTCCACCCTGGCCCTGCTGGGCTCGATGGCGGCGCTCTGGTTCGTCGAGGCCGACCCGTCGTTCTTCTGGCTCGGCGCCGGCCTCATCGCGCTGGGCGCGGTGCTCAACCAGGTCTCCGAGACCAACTACAACGCGATGATCGTCTCGGTGGCCACGCCCACGACGATCGGGCGCGTGTCGGGCCTCGGGTGGGGCCTCGGCTACTCGGGCGGTGTGCTCGCGCTCATCCTCATCGCCGTCGGCGACCTGACCGATCTCGCCCCGCTCGACGCCGCGAACGGCATGACCTACCGCTGGATCGCCGTCGCCGGCGTCGTCTGGGGCGTGGTGTTCGGCTGGCCGCTCTTCAAGAACGTGCCCGAGGTCGTCGTCGAGACGCGGCCGCGTCTCGGCTTCTTCCAGGCCTACGTCGGCCTGTTCCGCACCGTCCAGAACCTGTTCCGCACCTCGCGCACCACGTTCTGGTTCATGGTGTCCTCGGCCGTGTTCCGTGACGGCCTGAGCGGCGTGTTCACGTTCGGCGCCATCATCGCCTCGGCAGCCTTCGGCTTCTCGGGCCTCGAGGTGCTCGTCTTCGGCATCGCCGCCAACCTCGTCGCCGGCATCTCGACGATCGCCGTCGGCCGCCTCGACGACCGTCTCGGTGCCCGCCGCGTGATCATCGGCGCCCTGTCGATCCTCGTCGTCACGGGCCTGCTGATCGTGGCGCTGCACTCGCTGGGCCCGATCGTGTTCTGGATCGGCGGCCTGCTGCTGTGCTGCACGGTCGGACCGGCGCAGTCGGCGTCGCGCTCCTACCTGGCCCGCCAGATCCCGGCCGGCCACGAGTCCGAGATGTTCGCGCTCTACGCGACCACGGGCAAGGCGGCGTCGTTCATGGCCCCGGCCATGTGGACGCTGTTCATCACGATCACGGGCCACACCATCTGGGGCACGCTCGGCATCCTCCTGGTCATCCTGGTGGGCCTGGTGCTGTTCCTGACGCTCCGCGGTGAGCAGGAGCAGGCTCCCGCCGCCTGA
- the aroB gene encoding 3-dehydroquinate synthase codes for MTTTRVTVQGAAPYDVVIGRHLLGELPALLGPKVRRVLVMHPASLAATGEAVREDLTAQGYEAFAVELPDAEEQKTAQVAAFCWQVLGQADFTRSDAIVSVGGGATTDLAGFVAATWLRGIKVVHVPTTLLGMVDAAVGGKTGINTAEGKNLVGAFHPPAGVLCDLASLASLDRWDLVAGLAEVVKTGFIADPRILELVEEHHADLKDWKGADASEETWAVLAELVERSVAVKARVVGEDLTEQGLREILNYGHTFGHAVELVERYQWRHGAAVAVGMVFVAELARLAGKLPDDVVARHRAILESLGLPTSYRGDRWDQLLAAMRRDKKSRGDLLRFVVLDGVARPVRLEGPDPTLLAAAYAEVSKEPPTGAPGVSVQLG; via the coding sequence ATGACCACCACGCGCGTGACCGTCCAGGGCGCCGCGCCGTACGACGTCGTCATCGGCCGGCACCTGCTCGGCGAGCTGCCCGCGCTGCTCGGCCCGAAGGTGCGCCGCGTGCTCGTCATGCACCCGGCGTCGCTCGCCGCGACGGGCGAGGCGGTCCGCGAGGACCTCACGGCCCAGGGCTACGAGGCGTTCGCCGTGGAGCTGCCCGACGCCGAGGAGCAGAAGACGGCGCAGGTCGCCGCGTTCTGCTGGCAGGTGCTGGGCCAGGCCGACTTCACCCGCTCGGACGCGATCGTGTCCGTGGGCGGCGGCGCCACCACGGACCTCGCGGGCTTCGTCGCCGCGACGTGGCTGCGCGGCATCAAGGTGGTCCACGTGCCCACGACGCTGCTGGGCATGGTCGACGCGGCCGTGGGCGGCAAGACGGGCATCAACACGGCCGAGGGCAAGAACCTCGTCGGCGCGTTCCACCCGCCGGCGGGCGTGCTGTGCGACCTCGCGTCGCTCGCGTCGCTCGACCGGTGGGACCTCGTGGCGGGCCTGGCCGAGGTGGTCAAGACGGGCTTCATCGCCGACCCGCGAATCCTCGAGCTCGTCGAGGAGCACCACGCCGACCTCAAGGACTGGAAGGGCGCCGACGCGTCCGAGGAGACCTGGGCCGTGCTGGCCGAGCTCGTCGAGCGGTCGGTGGCGGTCAAGGCGCGCGTCGTGGGGGAGGACCTCACCGAGCAGGGGCTGCGCGAGATCCTCAACTACGGCCACACGTTCGGCCACGCGGTCGAGCTCGTCGAGCGCTACCAGTGGCGCCACGGCGCGGCGGTCGCGGTCGGCATGGTGTTCGTCGCCGAGCTGGCCCGCCTGGCCGGCAAGCTGCCCGACGACGTCGTGGCCCGCCACCGGGCGATCCTGGAGTCGCTGGGGCTCCCGACGTCGTACCGCGGGGACCGGTGGGACCAGCTGCTCGCGGCGATGCGGCGCGACAAGAAGTCCCGCGGCGACCTGCTGCGGTTCGTCGTGCTCGACGGCGTCGCCAGGCCGGTGCGCCTGGAGGGCCCGGACCCGACGCTCCTGGCCGCCGCCTACGCGGAGGTCAGCAAGGAGCCGCCGACGGGCGCGCCGGGCGTCTCCGTCCAGCTCGGCTGA
- a CDS encoding shikimate kinase, which translates to MAVLVGPPGSGKTTVGLGLAEARGVAFRDTDHDVEVTAGKPITEIFVDDGEPAFRALEREAVGRALGEHDGILALGGGAVLDKATQDALAAYAAGGGVVVFLDVSLAHAAPRVGFNQSRPLLLGNPRARWAALMEARRPVYERVSTLTVLTDGLEPQAVVAQIVKELA; encoded by the coding sequence GTGGCCGTGCTCGTCGGCCCGCCCGGCAGCGGCAAGACGACGGTGGGCCTCGGCCTGGCCGAGGCGCGCGGCGTCGCCTTCCGCGACACCGACCACGACGTCGAGGTCACGGCCGGCAAGCCGATCACCGAGATCTTCGTCGACGACGGCGAGCCGGCGTTCCGGGCGCTCGAGCGCGAGGCGGTCGGACGCGCCCTGGGCGAGCACGACGGCATCCTGGCGCTCGGCGGCGGCGCGGTGCTCGACAAGGCCACGCAGGACGCCCTGGCCGCCTACGCGGCCGGCGGCGGCGTGGTCGTCTTCCTCGACGTGTCGCTGGCGCACGCGGCGCCGCGCGTCGGGTTCAACCAGTCCCGCCCCCTGCTGCTCGGCAACCCGCGCGCCCGCTGGGCCGCGCTCATGGAGGCCCGGCGCCCCGTGTACGAGCGGGTGTCGACGCTGACCGTGCTGACCGACGGGCTGGAGCCGCAGGCCGTCGTCGCCCAGATCGTCAAGGAGCTCGCATGA
- a CDS encoding glycerophosphodiester phosphodiesterase family protein, protein MTHPYFDTALPDGRRGVAALAHRGFARPGGVDSGLENSLAAFGAAVALGFRYVETDAHGTADGVAVALHDESLDRTTDAHGLVAELPWSVVKRAHIGGVEPVPALEDVLGTWPGLFVNIDVKAESGVGPVARAIERTAAHDRVCVTSFSTRRRKATLAKLSRPVATSAGTSEVIGFLTGARLRVPVLAARALRDVDALQVPVAEKAGPVRVTVVDAATVAAAHAAGRQVHVWTPNTRAEMERLVDLGVDGIVTDRADLLKDVLVERGLWAG, encoded by the coding sequence GTGACGCACCCCTACTTCGACACGGCGCTGCCCGACGGGCGGCGCGGCGTCGCCGCGCTGGCCCACCGCGGGTTCGCCCGCCCCGGCGGCGTCGACTCGGGCCTGGAGAACTCGCTGGCCGCGTTCGGCGCCGCCGTCGCGCTCGGGTTCCGGTACGTGGAGACCGACGCGCACGGCACGGCCGACGGGGTCGCCGTCGCGCTGCACGACGAGTCGCTCGACCGCACCACCGACGCTCACGGGCTCGTGGCCGAGCTGCCGTGGTCGGTCGTGAAGCGGGCGCACATCGGCGGCGTCGAGCCCGTGCCCGCGCTCGAGGACGTGCTGGGCACGTGGCCAGGGCTGTTCGTCAACATCGACGTCAAGGCGGAGTCCGGCGTCGGGCCCGTCGCCCGCGCCATCGAACGGACCGCCGCGCACGACCGCGTGTGCGTCACCTCGTTCTCGACGCGGCGCCGCAAGGCGACGCTCGCGAAGCTGTCCCGCCCGGTCGCGACGAGCGCCGGGACGTCCGAGGTGATCGGCTTCCTCACCGGGGCGCGCCTGCGCGTGCCCGTGCTGGCCGCCCGCGCGCTGCGCGACGTGGACGCGCTCCAGGTGCCCGTCGCCGAGAAGGCCGGGCCGGTGCGCGTGACCGTCGTCGACGCCGCGACCGTCGCCGCGGCCCACGCCGCCGGGCGCCAGGTGCACGTGTGGACGCCCAACACCAGAGCGGAGATGGAGCGCCTCGTCGACCTGGGCGTCGACGGCATCGTCACGGACCGGGCGGACCTCCTCAAGGACGTCCTCGTCGAGCGCGGGCTCTGGGCCGGGTAG
- a CDS encoding alpha-hydroxy-acid oxidizing protein: MWEHHAVTQRSDVGRTVQSAIYRAGVYGRRPPVPTAPDALEAAARRRMGARGWAYIGGGAGAERTLAANREAFGRYRVVPRLMVDVEQRSLATTVLGRTLPAPVLLAPVGALELAVGGRPDRAEPAVARAARDLGLPVVISSQASTPLEDTAATLGDSPRWFQLYWSRDDDVAASFVARAEAAGADALVVTLDTHVLGWRPRDLDLGYLPFAHGEGIAQYTSDPAFQRLAATRAAAPADPAAAQRPTLAAVRALLTMRRHGATRADVETFLDVFSRSTLTWPDLARLRERTRLPIVVKGVQHPDDARRALDHGADGVVVSNHGGRQVDNAVASLDALPGVVAAVDGTAPVLFDSGIRTGADVFVALALGADAVLLGRPWVYGLALAGQTGVRTVVENVLAELDLTMALAGVRDVVEIGVEHLDAPRPSSVHPLRAS, translated from the coding sequence GTGTGGGAGCATCACGCCGTGACGCAGCGAAGCGACGTCGGCCGCACGGTCCAGAGCGCCATCTACCGCGCCGGCGTGTACGGGCGCCGGCCCCCCGTCCCCACCGCCCCCGACGCCCTCGAGGCCGCCGCCCGCCGCCGCATGGGCGCCCGCGGGTGGGCCTACATCGGCGGGGGAGCGGGCGCCGAGCGCACCCTCGCCGCCAACCGGGAGGCCTTCGGCCGGTACCGCGTCGTCCCGCGCCTCATGGTCGACGTCGAGCAACGCTCCCTCGCCACCACCGTCCTCGGGCGGACGCTGCCCGCCCCCGTGCTCCTCGCACCCGTCGGCGCGCTCGAGCTCGCCGTCGGCGGCCGCCCCGACCGCGCCGAGCCCGCCGTCGCCCGCGCCGCCCGCGACCTCGGCCTCCCCGTCGTCATCTCCTCCCAGGCATCCACCCCCCTGGAGGACACCGCCGCCACCCTCGGCGACAGCCCCCGCTGGTTCCAGCTCTACTGGTCCCGCGACGACGACGTCGCCGCCTCCTTCGTCGCCCGCGCCGAGGCCGCCGGCGCCGACGCCCTCGTCGTCACCCTCGACACCCACGTGCTCGGCTGGCGCCCCCGCGACCTCGACCTCGGCTACCTGCCCTTCGCCCACGGCGAGGGCATCGCCCAGTACACCTCCGACCCCGCCTTCCAGCGGCTCGCCGCCACCCGCGCCGCCGCCCCCGCCGACCCCGCCGCCGCCCAGCGCCCTACGCTCGCCGCCGTCCGCGCCCTCCTGACCATGCGCCGCCACGGCGCCACCCGCGCCGACGTCGAGACCTTCCTCGACGTCTTCTCCCGCAGCACCCTCACCTGGCCCGACCTCGCCCGCCTGCGCGAGCGCACCCGCCTCCCGATCGTCGTCAAGGGCGTCCAGCACCCCGACGACGCCCGCCGCGCCCTCGACCACGGCGCCGACGGCGTCGTCGTCTCCAACCACGGCGGCCGCCAGGTCGACAACGCCGTCGCCTCCCTCGACGCCCTGCCCGGCGTCGTCGCCGCCGTCGACGGCACGGCACCCGTCCTCTTCGACTCCGGCATCCGCACCGGCGCCGACGTCTTCGTCGCCCTCGCCCTCGGCGCCGACGCCGTCCTGCTCGGCCGCCCCTGGGTCTACGGCCTCGCCCTCGCCGGGCAGACCGGCGTGCGCACCGTCGTCGAGAACGTGCTCGCCGAGCTCGACCTCACCATGGCGCTCGCGGGCGTGCGCGACGTCGTGGAGATCGGCGTGGAGCACCTCGACGCGCCCAGGCCTTCTTCCGTTCATCCGCTTCGGGCATCATGA
- the nhaA gene encoding Na+/H+ antiporter NhaA, with product MTVERTRSRGDEDFSGQAGTALRRFMRTEAGSAGILVAAALLALVCASTPLSGGYERLWAMPLAVRLDGHGLDLSLREWVSDGLMVVFFFLVGLEVRRELSVGELTDRRRTLVPLVAGLGGMVVPALLYLALNHDGAAARGWGVVIGTDTAFLLGMLALVGPAVSTQLRIFLLTLTVIDDIVAVSVIGIAYTDAVHVGALVVAAVALAGIVVLARADVWRSGAYIALVVVAWLATVYSGLHASIAGMVAGLLIPATEPLRSQVEAAAQQFRVFRQSPLPGLQRRTRAQLTRTISVNERFQASLHGVTSYVVVPLFAFANAGVDLRGGVLGEALTSPVTWGVVLGLVVGKTLGITAGALGATRLRVGRLPEGVGGGHVLGGAALSGIGFTVALLIIHLAFDDAALQRDAVVGVLLSVVVASVLGRLAFALSARFLGQRDAALPTRLSRPVDPARDHVSGPADAEVTLVEYLDFECPFCAKATGSARQVREHFGDRLRYVVRNLPLDVHPHAELAAVAAEAAGRQDCYWPMHDMLFAHHDELELEDLAGYAGDLGLDVERFLRDLQDEDLARRVAEDKASAGESGARSTPTFFVGERRHEGPWDAATLIAALEADAEAPRAGRGARTRR from the coding sequence GTGACCGTCGAGCGAACGCGCAGCCGCGGCGACGAGGACTTCAGCGGGCAGGCCGGCACCGCCCTGCGCCGGTTCATGCGGACGGAGGCCGGCAGCGCCGGCATCCTCGTCGCCGCCGCCCTCCTCGCCCTCGTCTGCGCCAGCACCCCCCTGTCCGGCGGGTACGAGCGGCTCTGGGCGATGCCGCTCGCCGTCCGGCTCGACGGGCACGGCCTGGACCTGAGCCTGCGGGAGTGGGTCAGCGACGGGCTCATGGTCGTGTTCTTCTTCCTCGTCGGGCTCGAGGTGCGCCGCGAGCTCTCCGTCGGCGAGCTCACCGACCGGCGGCGCACGCTCGTGCCGCTCGTAGCCGGCCTGGGCGGCATGGTGGTGCCCGCGCTGCTCTACCTGGCCCTCAACCATGACGGCGCGGCGGCCCGCGGGTGGGGCGTCGTCATCGGCACCGACACCGCGTTCCTGCTCGGCATGCTCGCGCTCGTCGGGCCGGCCGTCTCGACGCAGCTGCGGATCTTCCTGCTGACGCTCACCGTCATCGACGACATCGTGGCGGTCAGCGTCATCGGGATCGCGTACACGGACGCGGTCCACGTCGGGGCGCTCGTCGTGGCCGCCGTCGCGCTCGCCGGGATCGTCGTGCTGGCCCGTGCGGACGTGTGGCGGTCCGGCGCGTACATCGCGCTCGTCGTCGTCGCGTGGCTCGCCACGGTCTACTCCGGGCTGCACGCGTCGATCGCTGGCATGGTCGCCGGCCTGCTGATCCCCGCCACGGAGCCGCTGCGCAGCCAGGTCGAGGCCGCCGCCCAGCAGTTCCGCGTGTTCCGGCAGTCGCCGCTGCCCGGGCTCCAGCGCCGCACTCGGGCGCAGCTCACGCGCACCATCAGCGTCAACGAGCGCTTCCAGGCGTCGCTGCACGGCGTCACGAGCTACGTCGTCGTCCCGCTCTTCGCGTTCGCCAACGCTGGGGTGGACCTGCGCGGCGGCGTCCTCGGCGAGGCGCTGACCTCCCCCGTCACGTGGGGCGTCGTGCTCGGCCTCGTCGTCGGCAAGACGCTCGGCATCACCGCGGGCGCCCTCGGCGCCACCCGGCTGCGGGTCGGCCGGCTGCCGGAGGGCGTCGGCGGCGGGCACGTGCTCGGCGGCGCCGCGCTGTCGGGCATCGGCTTCACGGTGGCGCTGCTGATCATCCACCTCGCCTTCGACGACGCCGCGCTGCAGCGCGACGCCGTCGTCGGCGTGCTGCTCTCCGTCGTCGTCGCCAGCGTGCTCGGGCGCCTCGCGTTCGCCCTGTCCGCCCGGTTCCTCGGGCAGCGCGACGCCGCCCTGCCCACCCGGCTCAGCCGGCCCGTCGACCCCGCGCGCGACCACGTCAGCGGGCCCGCCGACGCCGAGGTCACGCTCGTCGAGTACCTCGACTTCGAGTGCCCGTTCTGCGCCAAGGCCACCGGCTCGGCCCGGCAGGTGCGCGAGCACTTCGGCGACCGGCTCCGCTACGTGGTGCGCAACCTGCCCCTCGACGTCCACCCGCACGCCGAGCTCGCGGCGGTGGCCGCGGAGGCCGCCGGCCGCCAGGACTGCTACTGGCCCATGCACGACATGCTGTTCGCCCACCACGACGAGCTCGAGCTCGAGGACCTCGCCGGCTACGCCGGGGACCTCGGCCTCGACGTCGAGCGGTTCCTGCGCGACCTCCAGGACGAGGACCTCGCGCGCCGCGTCGCCGAGGACAAGGCGTCGGCCGGCGAGAGCGGTGCGCGCAGCACCCCCACGTTCTTCGTCGGGGAGCGCCGCCACGAGGGCCCGTGGGACGCGGCGACGCTCATCGCCGCGCTCGAGGCCGACGCCGAGGCGCCGCGCGCCGGGCGCGGCGCGCGCACCCGGCGCTGA